DNA sequence from the Clostridia bacterium genome:
TATTTTTCTTTTTATTTGTTACAGTTATATGCCGTAAGAGCATGGTGTATAACGAAGGAGAAAATTTGTTGCTAAAATTTATCTGCTCATTTTTATTGACAGTAGGGATGCTTATTCTGGTTTATATTTTTATGCCAGGGTACAGGGTATTTATTGCTATACCTATAATTGCATTAATACTATGTTTAAGCTATAGCCGTATAACATGGGCTAACTTAAGTAACTACGTATTGGCTACGGCTTTAACAGTGTTAGGGTCTGCGTTAATCGAAAGTTCATATGTATTTTTGTATATGATTCTTAAGAGTATAACAACTTTTTCAACTGCTGAAATGTTTATTTTAAGTATTCCCGAAAGGATAATCCAGTATACAGTGCTTGGTATAGTAGCGTATAAATGTTATCAAAAAGACTATCCAAAGCCAGTAATGAAAGCTATGAGCATTGGAATAACTGCATTATCTTCAAGGGTTGCTTTATGGCCTTCTATGCTTTGGCTATATCAACCTAAAGAGCCAAAATCTATAAGAAAGTTTAGTTGAGGTGTATTATGCGAAATAATCCAAAATCTATAATAATTCACCATAGCCTTACTAAGGATGGTAAGGTTGTAGACTGGACCGCTATAACCAAATATCATATTGAACATAATGGATGGAGCAACAACGGATATCACTGGGGTATAGAGCGTGTCGGTGATAAATGGGTAATACAGAAAGGCCGTGCAGAAAATGTACAAGGAGCCCACACCAAAGAACAAGGTATGAATGTAAAGTCTATCGGTATATGTGTAGTCGGGAACTACGACATTGACGATCTGCCTAAACAGGCGTTTGATTTACTTGTCAGCCTGATAAAGGATATAAACAAGCGGTACAAGAAGTCATTCCCTATAGAGTCACATAATAAATATGCTAAATATAAAACATGTCCCGGCAAAAAATTTCCTCTTAAAAAACTTATAAATGCTGTATATCAGAAAGGAGCTGCTTAACTATGGATATTATGCAGTACATAACTAAAGAAGCTTTAATACTTATCCCTGTATTGTGGGTAATAGGCTATATAATCAAGTCTATCCCTAATATAGCTAATTGGATTATTCCTATTGTTGTGATTGTCCTAGGGGCTATTTTGGGGCTTGTAGTAGTATCACAAGATGTTAATGGAGTAATACAAGGGATACTTGCTGGTGCTGCTTCAGTAGGGTTAAATCAGGTAAAAAGACAGGCCGAAAAACAGACATAAAAAATGGGTGGCTTAACTGTCACCCTTATTTCTTTTCAATATACCAATACCACGGCTCAGTTTTCATTATGTACTTTTCTATCTTCGCATCTCTTGTAAATATACTTACTCTTTGCCCGCTTTTGTCATTTTTTATAAAAGTTACTATAAATCCTGGGCTGCCATCCTCCATACCACCAGCACATAAAAATATATAGTTATTATCTTTAAACCACTGTAACGCAATTTTACATTGATTTAGGCTTGTTATTTCTTTCATGTATACTCCACTCTATCTATCTCCTTTCTTACTATAAAAAGCAAGCCCAGCTGCACTTGCTGCATGTCAGTAATGATTAGTCGGTATTATCCAATTCTCGGTAGATTCGATTGGAATCATACTGCTGGTCTACATTACTGGAATTTCTCCATATATACCCACACTATTAGATGTGGGAAGTGGTAAAACTACCATCCTGTAAACTCAGGTAATGCAATAAACTCTTTTTCAAGCATTTCATTGCATTTTATCTTAAATACTCCTAGTTGTATTTCTTTTCCTAGTTCCATGTTTCCTATTTGTTCAATAAATGGGTTTATATCTTCTTTGCTATATCCACATTCACTATTGCAATCTAATTCGTTTTCCAGTTCGTATTGAAATGATGTAGGTGTATTATCTGTCCAACCCATACCTTCGTCAGCGTGTTCTATGCTCCACACTTTTATTTTCTTTTCAACTCCCAGTAGTCTATAATCTTCGTCTGTTTCAGGTATAAACTTGCTCATGCATTTACCGCTAGGAGTAACATAGTAACCCCCACAATCACATTTCATTCCTTTTGCCATTACATCAAGTTCAGTTACATCATGTTCCTTATGGCAAGTAAAACAATAATTTATTACTTTCATTACTTTTCACCTCATAATAATTTTATCATAATTTATTAAAATTGTCAAACACAATCTTTACAGAAATAAAACATTATGATATAATTAGATTATCAAAAGGAGGATATAAGGCATGAAAAAGACCATAGACTTATCAAGAGAAGCACTTGCAATATACGACAAATGGGGATATAAGAAGTCTGAAAATGTCTCACAGGCTATTATAGAGTTTGAGCAAAAAGACACTGTAAGCCTTGAAAATAGGGTATCTGATTTAGAAAAACAAGTTAAGGAACTAAAGGATATTATAGAAAGGAAGTGATAGAATGAATATTCCGAAGTATAGCTATTATAAAAAGTATAACATAAGCAGATTATCTTATCTGAAATGGTTATACCGAATAAAAGTTTTGAAACAGAAAGTTTGTATCGGTATTGATTTACAATGCAATAACGGCATATGGACAAGAGGATATATAGACTATGACGGAGAATATAAAGTAACAGTTGTTAGGTAGTTAAGGAACTAAAGGATATTATAGGAGGTAAGTGAAGATGAAATGTTTCACATGTAAAACCGAAATGAATTGCTATGATGATGTAAATGAAATATCAAAACGCATAGACTTTGTGGAATGTCCAAAGTGTCATTCAAAGGCAGATATTATATACTGCAACCATGGAGAATACATTGAAAGTGTAAACTGGAAACGGTAGGAGGCAATTATGACTATTGAAGAAAAGAATGAACGAATTGAAGAAATATTAATAAAACTACAAGGACTATATTTTAGGGATTCAGATGTAGGGCTTTGTGGTTGTGAACGTTCTGAGGTATGGTATTTGGAAAAGGAATTAGAAGCTTTGCAATCTGAGGTTCAACCCAAATAAGGGGATATTATATGAGGTAAGGGAAGATGAGGAAAGATAGAAATATTGAGCCATTAATAAACAACTTACTAAAGTTTTGTGAAGAAAACAACATTGATTTAGATGATGTAGCGGAATTGATAAAGTTTTTGAAGTGGAAAAATGAACAAGAAAAAACTGTTGAGGTTCAACCCAAATAAGAAAGGGGAATAGGTGATATGAGTGAACATAGTCCGTTACCATGGAGAACGTATCCACATATAAACAGTAGACATTATATAATTGATAACTACACAACCGGACTTGTTGCTGCGGATTGTGGGGTAGAAACTAATAAATATTCTAAAGCAAATGCTGAGTACATAGTAGAAGCATGTAACAACTATCCAGCTTTAAAACAAGAGAATGATAAACTTAAAGAAGCATTTAAAGAATGTCTTGACGATATTCTAAGCGAAGGATACAAAGGATATGAAAAATATAGAGAGTTATTGAAAGGAGAGTAGTGTATATGGATAAAAAGTGTGTAGGTTGCCCGGACCGCTCTAAATCTATAAATGAGTTTGATTGGTGTTTTTGTTTAAATATAGAAGTAAACAGGAAGTGTGGCAACACAGGTAAAAACTATCCGTCATGTCTCAGGGCTCAATCATATTATTGTAATAAAGATTATAGAAATGCTGTAGGCTAAAACGTTTTCATTCTTATCTGCTCATATCCAGGTTTCAGATCACACATATCTATACGTTTATCTACTTTATCTAAACCATGATAATAATATAATGTTACTATACAATACCCGGTATATACATAGCGTATAATACCGGTATATTTTTTGTATATTATTGGGTCGCCTGGTTTTATAATATCACCTCAATATGCAAATTCTATGAAAAAAAGCGTCGGTTTATTTTGCCTAAGAAAATAATAAAACCGCCTGCGCCTACGCACAAGCGGTTATTATCTGGTGTACCCAAGAGGATTCGAACCTCCGGCCTGCGGTTTAGGAAACCGACGCTCTATCCTGCTGAGCTATGGGTACATATAGCCACTAAAAAGCGGCGACTATTAGTATACTAAAAAAAGCTATACTTTTCAAGAGGAATTTTTTTCAATTTATTATATGCCTAATTACCTATTTATTCATATACCTATTCTGCCGATATTCTATAATAAATAGAGCCCATATATTCACTATGCTTCCCGGGGGAATATTAATGATAAAGAGAATAAGTAATAATTTATTGATATACACGTTAATAATAGCTATGATGGCGGTTATTTTTCCTGTGGGGGGGATATCGGCGGCAGCGGCGCCTTCTGCTCTTACACTGACTATTGTAGACGGCAGACAGATCAAATTGACCTGGATCGATACTCTAAGTAATGAGACAGGCTATAGAATAGACAGGAAAGCCGATAACGGTACATTTACCGAGGTGGGTTCTACTTTTGCAAACAGCAGGGAGTGGAATGATTACAATGCATCTGCGGGAGTGACTTATACGTACAGGGTAAGGTCTATTGACTCCTCGGGCAATTCTACAATACATACAGATGAGGTATCTGTAACTACTTCTATTATCGACAGGCCCGCTACATTGACGGTTACAGCAGTATCTTCATCACAGATTGACTTGACCTGGACATATCCGGGATCCAGAAGTTTTGACACAGTTGTAGAAAGAAGTCTGACAGGAGGAACAAACGGCTCCTGGCATGCTATTGCCACATTGCCGGCAGGAACCAACAATTACAGTGATAAAGGGCTAGGGACAAACATACAGTATTGGTACAGGATAAAAGCTGTATATAATTCAAATATTTTTTCAGCCTATTGTCCCTATGAATCAGGAAGCTGGGTATTTACAAAGCTGAATGCACCTATTGATATTTACGGCTATGCCGCATCATCGACACAGATTTTTCTATCATGGAAAGATACTTCAGACAGAACACTTTATTTTGATATAGAAAGAAAGGATGGGGAAGACGGAGAATTCCGGGTTGTAGGCACTGCAAGACAGGGCGCTGTCTCATGGGTTGATTCGGGATTGACTACAAATAATACATATACATATAGAATCAGGGCTAAAAGTCCTGTTGCTATACCGGTTTTAAACTACTCCAATTATACAGAGGAAATCACAGTCAAATGTGTATACCTGATGGAACCGACCTACCTGACGGCAGTAGCTTCATCAAACTTTGAGGTGCAGCTTGAGTGGAAGGATAACTCAAACAACGAAACCGAATTTGAAATATGGAGGAAGGCAGGAACGGAGGCAAAGTGGGAAAAGTATGCTTCTGTTGACCGTAACGTAACAAGCTATACGGATAGCAACGTTTCTTCAGATTTGTCATATAGCTATAAAGTCAGGGGACACATGCTTTATAATGATGCTTACTCCGCTTTTACAAACGAGGCAGGTGTATGGACGGTACAGCTTAATCCGCCTACAGGCTTACAGGCTTTAGTTTCTACGGGCGGGGAGATAAAACTTATATGGGAGGATAACTCAAGAAATGAGACAGGTTTTGCTGTCGAAAGAAAAGCCGGTATAGACGGGAAATGGATAGAAATAGCTTTTCTTCCCTCGAACACCAGCAGTTATACCGATAAGAACCTGAGTAATACAGAACAATACTTTTATAGGGTGAAAGTATATGAAAGCACATATTACAAATCTTTCACCTATAGTGAAGAAATACAGGCTTCTGCAAAGCTGCCGGCTTCACCGTCGGATGTTTCGGCAAAAGCCATATCTTCCAGCAATATAAAGATAAGCTGGAAGGATAACTATAATGATGAACTGGGTTTCAGAATAGAAAGAAGGCCCGGAAACTCATGGACTTACGAGGAGGTCGGACAGGCGCTCCCAAATACCGCCTCCTACCTGGACAGTGGACTGGCACCTGGTACGGGGTATTATTACAGAGTTTGTATGTTTGATAATTCGGGGGACTCGGCTTATAGTAAGGAAGTGTATGTCAGCACTCTCAAAGGTGTTTCATTTAAGGATGTTCCGGCTGCATACTGGGCAAAGAGCGAAATAGAAAATCTTGCAAGCAGAGGAGTTTTCAAAGCTAAATCAGGAGGCTATTTTAAGCCGAATGAAAAGATAACAAGGGGAGAATTTGCATATATACTGGTAAAGGCCTTAAAACTGAATAAAACAGTAGCAGGCTCATTTGCCGATGTTACTTCAAAACATACATACTATAAAGAAATTATGATTGCAGATAAAATGGGTATTATCACAAAAAGTAAAAACAACTGTTTCTATCCTGAGAGAGCTGTAACAAGACAGGATATGGCAGTGTTTGTTTCAAGGGCACTAAAAGCAATCGATAAACCTTTACGTGAGTTTGATTTGTCAATACTTGATGGATTTACAGACAAAAAGTATGTATCCGCCGGTGTTATAAATAATATTGCCTCCATGTTTGGTGAAGGTGTAATGACGGGGAAAACAAAGAGCGGGAAAAAGGTGATTGCTCCCTGGGATACTGTAACCAGAGCGGATGCGGCGGTGGTCATATACAAGATCATAGACAGAGAATAAAATATGGAGTCAGATACAGAGAGTGTTTTTAGTCCGGCTCAATTGGGTATTACCCTTCTATTTCTAAGAGTACGGCTCTTACGGGGGAGCCATCAACACCTGTTATCTTTAAAGGGAGACAGGATAGGAAATATTCTCCCTCCGGCACATCTTTCAGGAGCAAGCTTTCCATGATACCTATATTATTTCCCAGAAGTATATGGTGTGCAGGATGATCAGACGAGTCAAACTTATCTATAGCAAGGTAGTCTATGCCTACAGATTTGACTTTTTTACTTACCAGATAGTTTGCTGCAGACTCATCCAGATATACAAAACCTCTGGCAAATTTGCAGTCTTCAGGTAAATTACTGTTGGCTGTCTTAAAAAGTATTATATCATTTTCATTAATTGCAAGATTCTCTAAATCTCCAGCAGTGACAGCCTTTCTCGACTTTACCTCAAATACCTTTGCGTTTCCTATATACTTTGAAATATCCAATGAAGCTATATCGCAGCCTTCATCTATGAAATGGAAGGGTGCATCTATATGTGTACCTGTATGAAGACCCATTTCTATAGATGAAAGATTGCAGACATTGCCGTTTTTTATAAGGGCTTCCCTTTTTATTGTAACACTCCTGTCACCCGGCCATATGACCATATCCGTGTGTATTCTTCTGGTAATATCTATAACCTTCTTAATTTTCATGGAAATCAGCCTTTCCAAGTGTTGTTTTCAAATATTTTATCACTTATTGTCAGTACATACTACCCTGGCATTGGAAATGTTACGTGCAATAGGTTATAATAGGGAAATAATATATTAGTTAGTTTAATATGCTTATAAATGAGGAAAATAAATGCTGAGCATATATCCGGTTGAAAAAAACAGGGAAAGGAATAATAAATACTATAACCTGTAGTTTGATAAGGAGAGGATTATGCATAATAAATATTTGGCAGCAGTGTTTTACATACTCATTGGTGTAGTAAGCTTATTTTTATCATTCTTTGTAGTGTTCAACTTTATGTTTTCCGACAGCGGAAGCACTGGTGAGAGGGTTGCTACATACATAATCGCAGCTGCGGCGTACGGTATCGTTGGTAGTGCGGGAGGTTTTATAAAGCCCGGGAGTTGGAAGACGGCAAGCATGTTGCTTATACTGCCTGTATTGGTAATCACATTTTTATATTCTGTTAGAGAGATTGAAAGCGTGGGGCTTAATATCGCGTATCTTATTACAGCTATTGTATTCGCATTTTCAGGAGCCTATATAGGGTCCTGGACAAAGCTTCGGAGAAAATAAATCTAAAATCAAATACATATAAGGAGGTACAGGAAATGACAGAAAGCAAAGTAAACAAGCTTCCAAAAAGAGAGGAAATTGACAATAGGTATAAATGGAAACTTGAGGATATCTATGAAAGTATTGAAAAGTGGGAGGAAGATTTCAAAACCGTAAAGCAGCTGTTGGGAAAAGTAGCTGCATTCAGAGGGCATTTGGGTGAAAGGACGGATAAACTGCTTAGCTGTCTGAGGCTTAGTGATGAGCTTACATCCCTCAGCGACAAGCTTTTTGTATACTCAAGGATGAAAAGAGATGAGAATAACACCGATCCGGCATACCAGGCTTTGACGGAGCGCATATCAGCTCTGGCAACAGAGGTTTATGCGGCTGTCTCTTTCATTGTTCCCGAAATAATATCCATACCTGAAAACTCCTTGAAGGAATTTATGGAAAGCAATAATGAACTCAGGATATATAGCCATTTCATAAACGAAGTATTAAGACAAAAGAAACACATCCTCTCCGAGCGGGAAGAAGAAATCCTGGCGTTATCTGCCGAGGTTGCACATGCTCCCCATGATATATTTACCATGTTTAATAATGCAGATATAAAATTCCCTTTCATAAAGGATGAAAACGGTGAAGAAGTAGAGGTGACTAAAGGAAGATACATAAAATTTCTTGAGAGTAAAGACAGAAGAGTGAGGGAGGATGCTTTTCACGCTATCTACAGTTCTTACAAGAAGAATAATAACACTCTTGCCGCCTCATTGACCAGCAATGTAAAGAAAAACAGATTCTATACCATAGTCAGGAAGTATAACTCATCCCTCGAGGCTTCCCTGGATTCAGACAATATCTCTGCAGAGGTATATGACAATCTGATTGAGACTGTCAACAAAAATCTGCATCTTTTACACAGGTATCTGAGACTGCGTAAGAAGGCTCTGAAATTAGACGAACTTCATATGTACGATCTTTATGTTCCTATAGTAGAAGAGCCAAAATCAAATATCCTGTATGAAGAGGCTCTTGAGATGGTGGAAAAAGGGCTTCACCCATTGGGGAGCGAGTACATAGGATATTTGAAAAAGGGTCTTACCGAGGGCTGGATAGATGTGTACGAAAATGAGGGTAAGACCAGCGGCGCATACTCGTGGGGAGCATATAAAACGCACCCGTATGTACTGCTGAATTATCAGGGTACGATAAACGATGTGTTTACTCTTGCCCATGAAATGGGGCATGCTCTCCATTCCTTCTATACTAATAAAACACAGCCTTATATATATTCGGAATATAAGATATTTGTTGCTGAGGTAGCGTCTACTGTCAATGAATCACTGCTTATGAAGCACCTGCTTGCAAATACTCAGGATAGAAAAGAGAAAGCTTATCTGTTGAATCACTACCTGGAGGAATTCAGGGGAACAGTATTCAGACAGGTGATGTTTGCTGAGTATGAAAAGATTATCCATGCAAAAGTCGAACAGGGAGAGGCGCTCACTGCCCAGGCTCTGTCTGCAATTTACAGGGAGCTGAATCTTAAATACTTTGGTAGTGAAGTGACGGTTGATGAGGATATTGATATGGAATGGGCGAGAATACCTCATTTCTATACGAGCTTCTATGTTTACAAATATGCTACAGGGTTCTCTGCTGCTGCTTCTCTGTCACAGCAGATACTAAATGAAGGGCAGCCCGCTGTAGACAGATATATAAAATTCCTCAGCAGCGGCGGTTCCGACTATCCTATCGAACTGCTGAAAAAAGCTGGTGTTGACCTTTCCACACCAAAGCCTGTACAGGACGCTTTAAATGTATTCGAAGGCTTGCTTGCAGAGTTGGAACAGCTGCTATAAAACCGTGATAAAATCATACTGGGACTATAAATACTTAAAGGAGATACAGGACCATGAAGGACCCGCGAATAGAAAAGCTTGCAGAAAACCTAATAAACTACTCCGTAGAACTGAAGCCCGGGGAGAAGATACTTATTGAGACTATAGGTTTTGAAATACCGCTTGCAAAAGAACTGATCAGGCAGGCATACAAGGCAGGGGGCGTACCATACCTTACCATAAAGAATCAGGAACTGCTCCGTACGGTCCTGAGTGAAAGTACAGAGGAGCAAATCAAGCAGATGGCTGAGTTTGAAATAATCCGGATGAAGGAAATGAAGGCCTATATCGGATTGAGATCCGGTGAAAATGTAAGCGAAATGGGGGCGGTGCCTTCTGAAAAAATGAAGCTATATACCCGGCATTATCTGCACCCCCTGCACTCAGAGCAGAGGGTTAAGCACACAAAGTGGTGTATACTGAGGTATCCGAACCATTCTATGGCTCAGCTTGCAAGCATGGCTACAGATAATTTTGAAGATTTTTATTTTAAAGTGTGCAACCTCGATTACTCAAAAATGTCAAAAGCTATGGATAACCTTGTATCATTTATGGAAAGAACGGACCGGGTCAAAATCACTGGTAAGGATACGGATCTCTCCTTCTCCATAAAAGGACTTCCTGCCATTAAATGTGACGGAAAGCTTAATATACCCGATGGGGAGGTATTTACCGCACCTTTGAAAGATTCTGTCAATGGAGTGATATCCTATAATTCGCCGGCGGTATATCAGGGAGTGACATTTGAAAATATCCGTCTGGAATTCAAAGACGGGAAAATAGTCAAGGCCACAGCTAACGACACTGAAAGGATCAACAAGATTTTTGATACCGATGAAGGCGCAAGATATGTGGGAGAGTTTGCAATAGGTGTTAATCCATATATTGAAAGGCCGATGAAGGATACTTTGTTTGATGAAAAGATCAAGGGAAGCATTCATTTCACTCCCGGGAGCTGTTATGATGAATGTGACAATGGTAACCAATCAGCCATACATTGGGATCTCGTGTTTATACAAAGGCCAGAGTATGGTGGCGGGGAAATATGGTTTGATGATACATTGATCCGTAAAGACGGGCTATTTGTGCCGGAAGAGTTGAAATGCCTGAATCCGGAAAACTTAGTTTAAACAGATGATATTTTCTTAATAAATCATATAGGAAAATCCGCCTGTCGCGGACATAAAAGGTGAGGGTTGCAAACTATCCGGCAACCCTCATTTTTGCATCTCAATACAAATATAGTAAAAAAATAGTGGATAAATTGTTGATTATTGCCGATATAATTTACATATTATGTGGATTATTCGGGGGTCTTTATTATGCCAAAAAAACTCAGAAAAGTAATGGCAGCATGTATAGCATTGATATACGCAGTCTCAATTATTACAAGTACTGTATATGCCGCACCTTCAGATATTTCAGGGCATCCTGCTGCAAGCACTATAAACAGGTGGATAGCAAAAGGGCTTGCAAAAACTCAGTCTGATGGTAAATTCAAACCTAACGAGATCATCAAGCGAATTGAATTCATTACTTTTATTAACAAAGTTTTTAATTTTACTGAAAAAGCAAAGATTAATGTTGTTGACGTTATATCCGGCTCGGATGATGGCAATGAAGTTGCAAAAGCCGTAGCAGCCGGTTATTTGCAGGCAGACGGCAAGAAAAAGGTATATCCCTACCAGCCTGTTGCAAAAGCTGATGCTGCCGTAATGCTGGCAAAGGTATTTGACTTGAAATCCTCAAATACCAGCAACCTGAATAAATACTCCGATTCCGATAAAATTCCCTATTCAAGCAAAGAAGCTATAAGTGCCTTAGACGAGAAGGGCTATATTTCCGGAAGCTCTGACGGCAAGTTTTCACCATGGAGCAACTTAACCAGAGCGGATGCGATAGTTATTATCGATAAAATTATCGGTGACCTCTTTAACGCAAAGGGTACATATAAGGGAAGCTATAAAGGCAATGTAGTCGTAAGTGCAGAAAGTGTTAACCTGAAAGATACGGTGATAGAAGGTGACCTGTATCTTACAGAAGGAATAGGTGACGGTGATGTTACCCTCGACAAAGTAACGGTAAAAGGAAGAACCATAGTCCGTGGAGGAGGTAAGCACAGCATAATCATCAGGAA
Encoded proteins:
- a CDS encoding cyclic lactone autoinducer peptide — its product is MELFINILSTIVETLFFFLFVTVICRKSMVYNEGENLLLKFICSFLLTVGMLILVYIFMPGYRVFIAIPIIALILCLSYSRITWANLSNYVLATALTVLGSALIESSYVFLYMILKSITTFSTAEMFILSIPERIIQYTVLGIVAYKCYQKDYPKPVMKAMSIGITALSSRVALWPSMLWLYQPKEPKSIRKFS
- a CDS encoding peptidoglycan recognition protein family protein gives rise to the protein MRNNPKSIIIHHSLTKDGKVVDWTAITKYHIEHNGWSNNGYHWGIERVGDKWVIQKGRAENVQGAHTKEQGMNVKSIGICVVGNYDIDDLPKQAFDLLVSLIKDINKRYKKSFPIESHNKYAKYKTCPGKKFPLKKLINAVYQKGAA
- a CDS encoding phage holin family protein, which produces MDIMQYITKEALILIPVLWVIGYIIKSIPNIANWIIPIVVIVLGAILGLVVVSQDVNGVIQGILAGAASVGLNQVKRQAEKQT
- a CDS encoding S-layer homology domain-containing protein → MIKRISNNLLIYTLIIAMMAVIFPVGGISAAAAPSALTLTIVDGRQIKLTWIDTLSNETGYRIDRKADNGTFTEVGSTFANSREWNDYNASAGVTYTYRVRSIDSSGNSTIHTDEVSVTTSIIDRPATLTVTAVSSSQIDLTWTYPGSRSFDTVVERSLTGGTNGSWHAIATLPAGTNNYSDKGLGTNIQYWYRIKAVYNSNIFSAYCPYESGSWVFTKLNAPIDIYGYAASSTQIFLSWKDTSDRTLYFDIERKDGEDGEFRVVGTARQGAVSWVDSGLTTNNTYTYRIRAKSPVAIPVLNYSNYTEEITVKCVYLMEPTYLTAVASSNFEVQLEWKDNSNNETEFEIWRKAGTEAKWEKYASVDRNVTSYTDSNVSSDLSYSYKVRGHMLYNDAYSAFTNEAGVWTVQLNPPTGLQALVSTGGEIKLIWEDNSRNETGFAVERKAGIDGKWIEIAFLPSNTSSYTDKNLSNTEQYFYRVKVYESTYYKSFTYSEEIQASAKLPASPSDVSAKAISSSNIKISWKDNYNDELGFRIERRPGNSWTYEEVGQALPNTASYLDSGLAPGTGYYYRVCMFDNSGDSAYSKEVYVSTLKGVSFKDVPAAYWAKSEIENLASRGVFKAKSGGYFKPNEKITRGEFAYILVKALKLNKTVAGSFADVTSKHTYYKEIMIADKMGIITKSKNNCFYPERAVTRQDMAVFVSRALKAIDKPLREFDLSILDGFTDKKYVSAGVINNIASMFGEGVMTGKTKSGKKVIAPWDTVTRADAAVVIYKIIDRE
- a CDS encoding cyclase family protein, which gives rise to MKIKKVIDITRRIHTDMVIWPGDRSVTIKREALIKNGNVCNLSSIEMGLHTGTHIDAPFHFIDEGCDIASLDISKYIGNAKVFEVKSRKAVTAGDLENLAINENDIILFKTANSNLPEDCKFARGFVYLDESAANYLVSKKVKSVGIDYLAIDKFDSSDHPAHHILLGNNIGIMESLLLKDVPEGEYFLSCLPLKITGVDGSPVRAVLLEIEG
- the pepF gene encoding oligoendopeptidase F produces the protein MTESKVNKLPKREEIDNRYKWKLEDIYESIEKWEEDFKTVKQLLGKVAAFRGHLGERTDKLLSCLRLSDELTSLSDKLFVYSRMKRDENNTDPAYQALTERISALATEVYAAVSFIVPEIISIPENSLKEFMESNNELRIYSHFINEVLRQKKHILSEREEEILALSAEVAHAPHDIFTMFNNADIKFPFIKDENGEEVEVTKGRYIKFLESKDRRVREDAFHAIYSSYKKNNNTLAASLTSNVKKNRFYTIVRKYNSSLEASLDSDNISAEVYDNLIETVNKNLHLLHRYLRLRKKALKLDELHMYDLYVPIVEEPKSNILYEEALEMVEKGLHPLGSEYIGYLKKGLTEGWIDVYENEGKTSGAYSWGAYKTHPYVLLNYQGTINDVFTLAHEMGHALHSFYTNKTQPYIYSEYKIFVAEVASTVNESLLMKHLLANTQDRKEKAYLLNHYLEEFRGTVFRQVMFAEYEKIIHAKVEQGEALTAQALSAIYRELNLKYFGSEVTVDEDIDMEWARIPHFYTSFYVYKYATGFSAAASLSQQILNEGQPAVDRYIKFLSSGGSDYPIELLKKAGVDLSTPKPVQDALNVFEGLLAELEQLL
- a CDS encoding aminopeptidase — translated: MKDPRIEKLAENLINYSVELKPGEKILIETIGFEIPLAKELIRQAYKAGGVPYLTIKNQELLRTVLSESTEEQIKQMAEFEIIRMKEMKAYIGLRSGENVSEMGAVPSEKMKLYTRHYLHPLHSEQRVKHTKWCILRYPNHSMAQLASMATDNFEDFYFKVCNLDYSKMSKAMDNLVSFMERTDRVKITGKDTDLSFSIKGLPAIKCDGKLNIPDGEVFTAPLKDSVNGVISYNSPAVYQGVTFENIRLEFKDGKIVKATANDTERINKIFDTDEGARYVGEFAIGVNPYIERPMKDTLFDEKIKGSIHFTPGSCYDECDNGNQSAIHWDLVFIQRPEYGGGEIWFDDTLIRKDGLFVPEELKCLNPENLV